One window of Mesorhizobium sp. WSM4904 genomic DNA carries:
- a CDS encoding carbohydrate ABC transporter permease, with amino-acid sequence MAEAMSQNRKVAFSLARHSTGMIASVLFLAPIVWTVLSTFKPAQEARQPPLPPWPTTGFSVENYQTLNTFGDGLWASAQNSIYVSAMTVLLSVLVSVLAGYGFSRFRFPFRDFFFVLILSTIMIPFQSILTPIFLVLTRLGLHNTLTGLVCVYVTLQLPFSIFMMRNAFDAVPREIEEAARMDGANNVTMLVKVMLPLVWPGVVTIALFAFLGAWNEFLAALVLMTDQSKFTLPVMMTALQSGRFGAIDWGAVQAGVTVMMVPCLILFLALQRFYIRGLMAGAVK; translated from the coding sequence ATGGCCGAGGCGATGTCGCAAAACCGGAAAGTCGCCTTCAGCCTTGCCAGGCATTCCACCGGCATGATCGCCTCGGTGCTGTTCCTGGCGCCGATCGTGTGGACGGTGCTTTCGACCTTCAAGCCGGCGCAGGAGGCGCGCCAGCCGCCGCTGCCGCCCTGGCCCACCACCGGCTTCTCGGTCGAGAACTATCAGACGCTGAACACCTTCGGCGACGGGCTCTGGGCCTCGGCGCAGAACAGCATCTACGTCTCAGCGATGACGGTGCTGCTCTCGGTGCTGGTCAGCGTGCTTGCCGGCTACGGCTTCTCGCGCTTCCGCTTTCCGTTCCGGGATTTCTTCTTCGTCCTCATCCTGTCGACGATCATGATCCCGTTCCAGTCGATCCTGACGCCGATCTTCCTGGTCCTGACCAGGCTCGGCCTGCACAACACGCTGACGGGGCTGGTCTGCGTCTACGTCACGCTGCAGCTTCCCTTCTCGATCTTCATGATGCGCAACGCCTTCGACGCCGTGCCGCGCGAGATCGAGGAGGCCGCGCGCATGGACGGCGCCAACAACGTCACCATGCTGGTCAAGGTGATGCTGCCGCTGGTCTGGCCGGGCGTCGTCACCATCGCGCTCTTCGCCTTCCTCGGCGCCTGGAACGAGTTCCTGGCGGCATTGGTGCTGATGACCGACCAGTCGAAATTCACCCTGCCGGTGATGATGACCGCGCTCCAGTCCGGCCGCTTCGGCGCCATCGACTGGGGCGCGGTGCAGGCGGGCGTCACCGTGATGATGGTGCCCTGCCTGATCCTGTTCCTGGCGCTGCAGCGCTTCTACATCCGCGGCCTGATGGCCGGGGCCGTCAAATAA
- a CDS encoding sugar ABC transporter permease, giving the protein MFQGTPTSHSAGTPLKPARTRAFVSRRQWVGLLYVLPAVAFVTVFFVIPLGMTAWMSLNNWPLMGEHALVGLDNYFAILRDTRFWNALKFTFYYTVIVTIAIFAVAFPLAIFIERPRPLTNLYRTAFFMPAVVGFASASLLWSWLLNVDSGLFSPAAFELGLTDRKVNLLATFQPAFWSIIAMVVWKVAGFTMIILMTGLQSIPQDLQEAAVIDGAGPFARFRAITLPLMRRTLALALILSVAGSILAFDQFYIILRGGPRNQTLTAVYWIFNQSFVSFKLGYGAALSMVLLVILVALSLIQLWLLRKPEGLD; this is encoded by the coding sequence GTGTTCCAGGGAACACCGACGTCTCACTCCGCTGGAACACCCCTCAAGCCCGCCCGGACACGAGCCTTCGTCAGCCGCCGGCAATGGGTAGGCCTGCTCTACGTCCTGCCGGCCGTCGCCTTCGTCACCGTCTTCTTCGTCATCCCGCTCGGCATGACGGCGTGGATGTCGCTCAACAACTGGCCGCTGATGGGCGAGCATGCCCTTGTCGGCCTCGACAATTATTTCGCCATCCTGCGCGACACCCGTTTCTGGAACGCGCTCAAATTCACCTTCTACTATACGGTGATCGTCACCATCGCGATCTTCGCCGTCGCCTTCCCGCTGGCGATCTTCATCGAGCGCCCGCGGCCGCTCACCAATCTCTACCGCACCGCCTTCTTCATGCCGGCGGTGGTGGGCTTTGCCTCGGCGAGCCTGCTCTGGTCGTGGCTCTTGAACGTCGATTCCGGCCTGTTCAGCCCGGCCGCCTTCGAGCTTGGCCTGACCGATAGGAAGGTCAATCTGCTCGCCACCTTCCAGCCGGCCTTCTGGTCGATCATCGCCATGGTGGTGTGGAAGGTCGCCGGCTTCACCATGATCATCCTGATGACCGGCCTGCAGTCGATCCCGCAGGATTTGCAGGAAGCCGCCGTCATCGATGGCGCCGGCCCGTTTGCCCGCTTCCGGGCGATCACCTTGCCGCTGATGCGCCGCACTTTGGCGCTGGCGCTGATCCTGTCGGTGGCGGGCTCGATCCTCGCCTTCGACCAGTTCTACATCATCCTGCGCGGCGGCCCGCGCAACCAGACGCTGACGGCGGTGTACTGGATCTTCAACCAGTCCTTCGTTTCGTTCAAACTGGGTTACGGCGCGGCACTTTCCATGGTGCTGCTGGTCATCCTGGTGGCGCTCAGCCTCATCCAGCTCTGGCTGCTGCGCAAGCCCGAGGGGCTCGACTGA
- a CDS encoding sugar ABC transporter substrate-binding protein, translating to MKTLIARLALAAAVIGGGLQAASAETANIWVRADGSNFMPRIVDAFNKAHKDQIKLDIIPNAEIIPKYGAAAAGGTAPDALSLDLIYTPSFAAAGQLEDITDWAKSLPYFSSLSPAHVKTGTYKGRVYGLPFSADSSVLIWNKKLFKQAGLDPEKGPKTWAEIEADAEKVNALGGDIKGFYFSGNCGGCNIFTFTPLIWASGGDILSEDGSKATLDSPQLRGAIDLYRSMVKKGLVPEGAQTDTGANFFAAFAGGKIGISPSGAFAIGALNTQYPDIDYGITFLPGKDGGWSSFAGGDNFVVTKGTKKIAVVKEFLDFAYSLEGQTILAKYGSLPVRGDIAKDALKDLDPRYQVAAEAMAKGRTPYTVVFNDLINSANGPWTQMVNEVFFGDDVDGAISNAQETMQSIIDQAPNK from the coding sequence ATGAAAACCTTGATTGCCAGGCTGGCCTTGGCCGCGGCCGTGATCGGCGGCGGCCTGCAGGCGGCGTCCGCCGAGACCGCCAACATCTGGGTGCGCGCCGACGGCTCGAACTTCATGCCGCGCATCGTCGATGCCTTCAACAAGGCGCATAAGGACCAGATCAAGCTCGACATCATTCCGAATGCCGAGATCATCCCGAAATACGGCGCCGCCGCCGCCGGCGGCACCGCGCCCGACGCGCTGTCGCTCGACCTGATCTACACGCCGTCCTTCGCCGCCGCCGGCCAGCTCGAGGACATCACCGACTGGGCGAAATCCTTGCCCTATTTTTCCAGTCTCTCGCCGGCGCATGTGAAGACCGGCACCTACAAGGGCCGCGTCTACGGCCTGCCGTTCTCGGCCGATTCCTCGGTGCTGATCTGGAACAAGAAGCTGTTCAAGCAGGCGGGGCTCGATCCGGAAAAAGGGCCGAAGACCTGGGCCGAGATCGAGGCCGACGCCGAGAAGGTCAACGCGCTCGGCGGCGACATCAAGGGCTTCTACTTCTCCGGCAATTGCGGCGGCTGCAACATCTTCACCTTCACACCGCTGATCTGGGCCTCGGGCGGCGACATCCTCTCCGAGGACGGCTCCAAGGCGACGCTGGACAGCCCGCAGCTGCGCGGCGCGATCGACCTCTACCGCTCGATGGTGAAGAAGGGGCTGGTGCCCGAAGGCGCGCAGACCGACACCGGCGCCAACTTCTTCGCCGCCTTCGCCGGCGGCAAGATCGGCATCTCGCCGTCCGGCGCCTTCGCCATCGGCGCGCTGAACACGCAATACCCCGATATCGACTACGGCATCACTTTCCTGCCCGGCAAGGACGGCGGCTGGTCGTCCTTTGCCGGCGGCGACAATTTCGTCGTCACCAAGGGCACCAAGAAGATCGCCGTGGTGAAGGAGTTCCTGGACTTCGCCTACTCGCTGGAAGGCCAGACCATCCTCGCCAAATACGGCAGCCTGCCGGTGCGCGGCGACATCGCCAAGGACGCGCTGAAGGACCTCGATCCGCGCTACCAGGTGGCTGCAGAGGCTATGGCCAAGGGCCGCACGCCCTACACGGTGGTGTTCAACGACCTGATCAACTCCGCCAACGGCCCGTGGACGCAGATGGTCAACGAGGTGTTCTTCGGCGACGATGTCGACGGCGCGATTTCAAACGCGCAAGAGACGATGCAGTCGATCATCGACCAGGCGCCGAACAAGTAA
- a CDS encoding LacI family DNA-binding transcriptional regulator: MPSDAEPAPVSAKTPVTLREVAAAAGVSVATASKALNGQGRMTAETRERIRETARHLGFRPNSLAQSLLRKRSFTVGLLTNDTYGRFSLPLMAGVSDALVDNGVSVFLCNVEDDTRLGQLHVEAMLDKRVDGIIATGKRIDRHLPVDLSNLRVPVVYAFTQPDPGAVGLVSDDAGGARLAVEHFLRLGRRRIAHVSGPASFAVVHARAEAYRDVLEEHGLPTAEPLLGAWSEGWGHEAVAKLFAKVGREGWPDAVFCGNDQIARGVIDALRERGIGVPEDVGVIGFDNWEIVAEATRPPLTSVDMNLSTLGREAGLALLSLVGGQPAAPGIRKLPCRLVVRQSCGRPPGG; encoded by the coding sequence ATGCCTTCCGACGCCGAGCCAGCGCCAGTTTCCGCCAAGACCCCGGTTACCCTTCGCGAGGTGGCGGCGGCGGCCGGCGTCAGCGTGGCGACGGCCTCGAAGGCGCTGAACGGGCAGGGGCGGATGACGGCGGAGACGCGCGAGCGCATCCGCGAGACGGCCAGGCATCTCGGCTTCCGGCCGAACAGCCTGGCGCAGAGTCTCTTGCGCAAGCGCAGTTTCACCGTCGGCCTGCTCACCAACGATACCTATGGCCGCTTCTCGCTGCCGCTGATGGCCGGCGTTTCGGATGCGCTGGTCGACAATGGCGTCTCGGTGTTCCTGTGCAATGTCGAGGACGACACGCGGCTCGGCCAGCTGCATGTCGAGGCCATGCTCGACAAGCGCGTCGACGGCATCATCGCCACGGGAAAACGCATCGACCGCCATCTGCCTGTCGACCTCTCCAACCTGCGCGTGCCGGTGGTCTACGCCTTCACCCAGCCCGATCCCGGCGCGGTCGGCCTCGTCTCCGACGATGCCGGCGGCGCGCGGCTGGCGGTCGAGCACTTTTTGCGGCTCGGGCGCCGCCGCATCGCCCATGTCAGCGGCCCGGCCAGCTTCGCGGTGGTGCACGCACGGGCCGAGGCTTACCGGGACGTGCTCGAGGAGCACGGCCTGCCCACAGCCGAGCCGCTGCTGGGCGCCTGGTCGGAAGGCTGGGGGCATGAGGCGGTCGCAAAACTCTTCGCCAAGGTGGGCAGGGAAGGCTGGCCGGACGCCGTCTTCTGCGGCAACGATCAGATCGCCCGCGGCGTCATCGACGCGCTGCGCGAACGCGGCATCGGCGTGCCCGAGGATGTCGGCGTCATCGGCTTCGACAATTGGGAGATCGTGGCCGAGGCGACGCGCCCGCCGCTCACCTCGGTCGACATGAACCTTTCGACGCTCGGCCGCGAGGCCGGGCTCGCCTTGCTTTCGCTCGTGGGCGGCCAGCCGGCCGCGCCGGGCATCAGGAAACTGCCGTGCCGGCTGGTGGTGCGTCAGTCATGCGGCCGTCCGCCGGGCGGCTGA
- a CDS encoding biosynthetic peptidoglycan transglycosylase has protein sequence MNQEIDALYERYQGYDIFTPLDNLEKMTIILEDRRYFNHYGIDCRSIVREVWKAATFCQHGGASTIEMQFIRTVNSRRELTMYRKFREGLLALLANFHFNKIALLRSYLDIAFFGSGLIGRHRASEVMYDKAVYELSPKEAAVLASMLVYPKPLHENPVWRAKVERRSNYAIRLLPQFEKRFEQIKMC, from the coding sequence ATGAATCAGGAAATAGACGCACTATATGAACGATATCAGGGATATGATATATTCACCCCTCTCGACAATCTTGAGAAGATGACCATAATCTTAGAGGACCGTAGATACTTTAATCATTATGGAATTGACTGTCGATCAATAGTTCGTGAAGTATGGAAGGCCGCAACTTTTTGTCAACATGGGGGAGCTTCGACCATCGAGATGCAATTCATTCGCACGGTAAATAGTCGGCGAGAGCTTACAATGTACCGCAAGTTTCGAGAAGGTCTTCTGGCGCTGCTGGCCAATTTTCATTTCAATAAAATAGCTCTGCTTCGGTCCTATCTGGATATTGCTTTCTTCGGCAGCGGACTAATTGGTCGACACCGCGCGTCAGAGGTCATGTACGACAAGGCGGTCTACGAACTCTCGCCCAAGGAGGCCGCCGTCCTGGCTTCCATGTTGGTGTATCCCAAGCCGCTCCACGAAAATCCAGTTTGGAGGGCAAAGGTAGAAAGAAGATCTAATTATGCTATCCGTCTGCTACCTCAATTTGAAAAGAGATTTGAGCAGATAAAAATGTGTTAG
- a CDS encoding HNH endonuclease: MAFGVFIHRWDSRYNDRPEEQYQFPSTYLRRVEACVGDSIIYYEPSKVKDARGYYAMAKVQQVVPDPVTPDMYLALIEPGTYLPFVNPVPFNGPHGLVEQALLNEEGKISGRAQSAVRPLSPADFNRILDLAFDANEVVLPRVDENGFQEEQAPFEFEQARDRVSYFGSRIVRDRIFRRIVLRAYDERCAITGLKLINGGGRAEVSAAHIRPVEANGPDIINNGIALSGTAHWMFDRGLISLSDDLEILVSRQVNDLDSVQGFINRSRCALPPRRPSERPHPRFLQWHREHCFKQ, encoded by the coding sequence ATGGCATTTGGGGTTTTCATTCACCGCTGGGATTCGCGATACAACGACCGTCCTGAAGAGCAATATCAGTTTCCTAGCACGTATCTGCGTCGTGTCGAAGCGTGCGTCGGCGACTCGATCATTTACTACGAACCCAGCAAGGTGAAGGACGCACGTGGCTATTACGCGATGGCCAAGGTTCAACAAGTGGTTCCCGATCCTGTGACGCCGGACATGTACCTCGCTCTCATTGAGCCTGGTACATACCTGCCTTTCGTTAATCCCGTCCCATTCAACGGACCCCATGGTCTGGTTGAGCAAGCCTTGCTCAATGAGGAGGGAAAGATTTCGGGCCGCGCCCAATCCGCTGTCCGTCCGCTTAGTCCAGCCGACTTCAACCGCATCCTCGACCTGGCCTTCGATGCGAATGAGGTGGTGCTACCGCGCGTTGACGAAAACGGCTTTCAGGAAGAGCAGGCACCATTCGAGTTCGAGCAGGCCCGCGACCGTGTGAGTTATTTCGGATCGCGAATTGTGCGGGACCGCATCTTCCGCCGCATCGTCTTGCGAGCCTATGACGAGCGATGCGCGATCACGGGGCTGAAGTTGATCAACGGCGGCGGCCGAGCCGAGGTTTCGGCCGCGCATATTCGACCGGTTGAAGCGAACGGACCCGATATCATCAACAATGGGATCGCGCTTTCCGGTACAGCGCATTGGATGTTCGATCGCGGATTGATCAGCCTGTCCGACGATCTGGAAATCCTGGTCTCACGGCAGGTCAACGACCTCGACAGCGTTCAGGGGTTCATAAACAGATCGCGCTGCGCGCTTCCGCCTCGCCGACCGTCCGAACGCCCGCATCCCCGGTTCTTGCAATGGCATCGGGAGCATTGTTTTAAGCAGTAA
- a CDS encoding class I SAM-dependent methyltransferase, translating into MLDNYEVDRFGVIHQIDFTPIKYDKKYISYYEDLSDRTIKLGYQWLGWVLGIAGEIPRSVLEIGYGTGTFIEAARITGVADCAGYDIAEFPLPAGVRFVDWEEALAGSWDLVAMFDVLEHIPDLGFLARLKTRHLAVAVPYCRWRELGADGDAWFRTWRMRLPNEHLHHFDRDSLVALLAHNGFECVTLNSFEDGIRLRPGEAGPNILSGFFRRR; encoded by the coding sequence ATGCTGGACAACTACGAGGTGGACCGGTTTGGCGTGATCCACCAGATCGACTTCACGCCGATCAAGTACGACAAGAAGTACATTTCCTATTACGAGGACCTGAGCGACCGCACCATCAAGCTCGGCTATCAGTGGCTTGGCTGGGTGCTGGGCATCGCCGGCGAGATTCCTCGTTCCGTGCTGGAGATCGGATACGGCACCGGCACCTTCATCGAAGCCGCCAGGATAACCGGCGTCGCCGACTGCGCCGGCTACGACATCGCCGAGTTTCCGCTGCCCGCAGGCGTCCGCTTTGTCGATTGGGAGGAGGCACTCGCAGGCTCGTGGGACCTCGTCGCCATGTTCGATGTGCTCGAGCACATCCCGGATCTCGGTTTCCTGGCTCGCCTCAAGACCCGGCACCTCGCCGTCGCCGTCCCTTATTGCCGCTGGCGCGAGCTCGGCGCCGACGGCGACGCCTGGTTCCGCACCTGGCGCATGCGCCTCCCCAACGAACACCTGCACCACTTCGACCGCGACTCGCTGGTGGCGCTGCTCGCGCACAACGGATTCGAGTGCGTGACGCTGAACTCATTCGAGGACGGGATCAGGCTGCGGCCAGGGGAGGCGGGGCCGAATATTTTGTCGGGGTTTTTCAGGAGGCGGTAG
- a CDS encoding outer membrane beta-barrel protein: MLTRFSAKSIFLSAVSAVALMSAAQAADVVQEQAAPGFNWSGLYVGFGVGTGATVHQLSVPGLSFNGIGGNGVFGELTAGYDHMVSERVLLGGFIDATYGNIGPSLSASGLASADLQNVYGFDVGVRAGYLLNPNTLGYVLGGYSWQHFKLDGDLGGGGFDFTQNRGGYVLGVGMETVLSGNWTLKTEYRYADYGDKSVLDLGGGAALNIEPSTHTFHIGANYRFGAQNGGGASFAAPSYNWTGFYAGGALGAGTQVHDLSLAGAAELDGIGGEGVFGEASVGYDQDFGAWVAGLQFDARYSGIRSKLDIAGVSIKGDADYGFDALARVGAKVNESTLAYVIGGYSWQHFKLHASAGGASADIYDWGSSGFSVGGGLETAVSNNMTVGLEYRYSQYEKEDFGSGGFLEDTPRIQTVRLGAKYKFN, translated from the coding sequence ATGCTTACGCGCTTTTCAGCGAAATCTATCTTTTTGTCTGCCGTTTCGGCGGTCGCTTTGATGTCCGCCGCTCAGGCGGCCGATGTCGTGCAGGAGCAGGCGGCGCCGGGCTTCAACTGGAGCGGCCTCTATGTCGGCTTCGGCGTCGGCACCGGTGCCACCGTGCACCAGCTCAGCGTCCCGGGCCTGAGCTTCAACGGCATCGGCGGCAATGGCGTGTTCGGCGAGCTGACCGCCGGCTACGACCATATGGTCAGCGAGCGCGTCCTGCTCGGCGGCTTCATCGATGCGACCTACGGCAATATCGGGCCTTCGCTCAGCGCATCGGGCCTTGCCAGCGCCGACCTCCAGAACGTTTACGGCTTCGATGTCGGCGTGCGTGCCGGCTATCTGCTCAACCCGAACACGCTCGGCTATGTGCTCGGCGGCTACAGCTGGCAGCATTTCAAGCTCGACGGCGACCTCGGCGGCGGTGGATTCGACTTCACCCAGAACCGCGGCGGCTATGTGCTCGGCGTCGGCATGGAAACCGTGCTGAGCGGCAACTGGACGCTGAAGACCGAGTACCGCTATGCCGATTACGGCGACAAGTCGGTGCTCGATCTGGGCGGCGGCGCCGCGCTGAACATCGAGCCGTCCACGCACACCTTCCATATCGGCGCCAACTATCGCTTCGGCGCCCAGAACGGCGGCGGCGCTTCGTTTGCCGCTCCGAGCTACAACTGGACGGGCTTCTATGCCGGCGGCGCGCTCGGCGCGGGCACCCAGGTGCACGACCTGTCGCTGGCCGGAGCCGCGGAATTGGACGGCATTGGCGGCGAAGGCGTGTTTGGCGAGGCAAGCGTCGGCTACGACCAGGACTTCGGCGCCTGGGTGGCGGGCCTGCAGTTCGATGCCCGGTATTCGGGCATCCGCTCCAAGCTCGACATTGCCGGGGTCTCGATCAAGGGCGATGCCGATTATGGCTTCGATGCGCTGGCGCGTGTCGGCGCCAAGGTCAACGAATCGACTTTGGCCTATGTCATCGGCGGCTATAGCTGGCAGCACTTCAAGCTGCATGCCTCCGCAGGCGGCGCCAGCGCCGACATCTATGATTGGGGCTCCAGCGGCTTCTCGGTCGGCGGTGGTCTGGAAACGGCCGTTTCCAACAACATGACGGTCGGCCTCGAATATCGCTATTCCCAGTACGAGAAGGAAGATTTCGGTTCCGGCGGCTTCCTCGAGGATACTCCTCGGATCCAGACGGTGCGCCTCGGCGCCAAGTACAAGTTCAACTAA
- a CDS encoding dihydrofolate reductase family protein: MRKLIVTEFISVDGIAEVEKLPGVTWNDEMQAFKEDELADSGAMLLGRTTYEIFAGSWPSETGDFADRFNALPKYVASTSLKALEWQPAELLEGPLPDAVAKLKQGSGGNIYVHGSLSIARQLLGHGLVDRLRLLAYPGAVGQGKALFPSDKPLALELVSAAPFSNGVVALEYRPTGPRS, encoded by the coding sequence ATGAGAAAACTCATCGTCACCGAGTTCATCAGCGTCGACGGCATCGCCGAGGTCGAAAAGCTGCCGGGCGTGACCTGGAACGACGAGATGCAAGCGTTCAAGGAGGACGAGCTTGCCGACAGCGGCGCCATGCTTCTCGGCCGCACGACCTACGAGATCTTTGCCGGCTCATGGCCTTCCGAAACCGGAGATTTCGCCGATCGCTTCAACGCACTGCCGAAATATGTCGCCTCGACGAGCCTGAAGGCGCTCGAATGGCAGCCGGCGGAACTGCTCGAAGGACCCCTGCCGGACGCTGTCGCCAAACTGAAGCAAGGCAGCGGCGGCAACATCTATGTGCATGGGAGTCTCAGCATCGCAAGGCAGCTGCTCGGCCACGGCCTCGTCGACCGCCTCCGGCTGCTCGCCTATCCGGGTGCCGTCGGCCAGGGCAAGGCGCTGTTCCCGTCCGACAAGCCGCTTGCGCTGGAGCTGGTCTCGGCCGCGCCGTTCAGCAACGGCGTGGTGGCGCTGGAGTACAGGCCCACAGGGCCGAGGAGCTGA
- a CDS encoding HlyD family type I secretion periplasmic adaptor subunit, with translation MTDIAATYRSLAGAEDADANPDSIRGPVWVGLLIIFAFFGVFGGWAAIAPLNGAVLADAVVKVEGNRKSVQHFDGGTVKEIRVKDGDIVKAGDVLVMLDDTRARSEFNLYSQQYALLRATDARIRAELDGHEDVAFPKDITAEHQAYLQDAMANQIADLESQRASMAGARQILEKRIAELDEQIDGKQARVESFRAQLKSTIDEKAGLNKLLKAGLTTKPRILELDRSASDLQGLIDQALGEIAGNRQSKAELESQIAQLANERRAKLSAMLIDTQSNLADLVPKMFAAQATVDRAEVRAPYDGQVMGLSVFSTGAIVAPGQTILDIVPTRNSLIVQAQVRVEDISSLRADMTAEVRFTSYKQRTTPVIHGRVTRISADRVTDAKTGFPYYVADIAVDQQELAAAPQIQLYPGMPAQVMIVTEERTALDYILGPLTTSLHSAFRQK, from the coding sequence ATGACCGACATCGCCGCTACCTATCGCAGCCTCGCCGGCGCCGAAGACGCGGACGCCAACCCGGATTCGATCCGCGGGCCGGTCTGGGTCGGTTTGCTCATCATTTTCGCCTTCTTCGGCGTGTTCGGCGGCTGGGCGGCTATCGCGCCGCTCAATGGCGCGGTCCTTGCCGATGCGGTGGTCAAGGTCGAGGGCAACCGCAAGAGCGTCCAGCATTTCGACGGCGGCACGGTCAAGGAAATCCGGGTCAAGGACGGCGACATCGTCAAGGCAGGCGATGTTCTGGTGATGCTCGACGACACCCGCGCCCGGTCCGAATTCAACCTCTATTCCCAGCAATATGCGCTGCTGCGCGCCACCGATGCCCGCATCCGCGCGGAGCTCGACGGTCATGAGGACGTCGCCTTTCCGAAGGATATCACCGCCGAGCATCAGGCCTATCTGCAGGATGCGATGGCCAACCAGATTGCCGACCTCGAGAGCCAGCGCGCCTCGATGGCCGGCGCCAGGCAGATCCTTGAGAAGCGGATAGCCGAACTCGACGAGCAGATCGACGGCAAGCAGGCGCGCGTCGAATCTTTTCGCGCGCAGCTCAAGTCGACGATCGACGAGAAGGCAGGTCTCAACAAGCTCCTGAAAGCCGGGCTGACGACGAAGCCCCGTATCCTGGAGCTCGACCGCTCCGCCTCCGACCTGCAAGGCCTGATCGATCAGGCTCTGGGCGAGATCGCGGGAAACCGCCAGAGCAAGGCCGAGCTCGAAAGCCAGATTGCGCAGCTCGCCAACGAGCGCCGCGCAAAACTCTCGGCCATGCTGATCGACACCCAGTCGAACCTCGCCGACCTGGTGCCGAAGATGTTCGCCGCGCAGGCCACGGTCGACCGCGCCGAGGTGCGTGCGCCCTATGACGGCCAGGTGATGGGCCTCAGCGTCTTCTCGACCGGCGCGATCGTCGCTCCCGGCCAGACCATTCTCGACATCGTGCCGACCCGCAATTCGCTCATCGTCCAGGCGCAGGTCAGGGTCGAGGATATATCCAGCCTGCGCGCCGACATGACGGCCGAGGTGCGCTTCACCTCTTACAAGCAGCGCACGACGCCGGTCATCCATGGCCGCGTCACCCGCATCTCGGCCGACCGTGTCACCGATGCCAAGACCGGCTTTCCCTACTATGTCGCCGACATTGCGGTGGATCAGCAGGAACTCGCCGCCGCTCCGCAGATCCAGCTCTATCCCGGCATGCCGGCGCAGGTCATGATCGTGACCGAGGAACGCACCGCGCTGGACTACATTCTGGGACCGCTGACGACATCGCTGCATTCGGCGTTCCGGCAGAAATAG